In Paenibacillus sonchi, a single genomic region encodes these proteins:
- the hslV gene encoding ATP-dependent protease subunit HslV, giving the protein MLPSFHATTICAVRHNGQAAIAGDGQVTFGESVIMKTTARKVRRLYRGQVIAGFAGSVADAITLFEKFEGKLEEHHGNLQRAAVELAKDWRQDRILRKLEALMIVMDKEGMLLISGNGEIIEPDDDVLAIGSGGNFALASGRALKRHASNLSAPEIAKEALQIASEICVYTNSNIIVEQL; this is encoded by the coding sequence ATGTTACCTAGCTTTCATGCGACTACGATTTGTGCGGTGAGACATAATGGCCAGGCGGCAATAGCCGGGGATGGCCAGGTGACATTCGGTGAGAGTGTCATCATGAAGACGACAGCAAGAAAAGTCCGCCGGCTGTACAGGGGACAGGTTATCGCCGGTTTTGCGGGATCGGTAGCTGACGCGATTACGTTGTTCGAGAAGTTTGAGGGCAAGCTGGAAGAGCATCATGGCAACCTGCAGCGTGCAGCCGTTGAGCTGGCCAAGGATTGGCGCCAGGACCGCATTCTGCGCAAGCTGGAAGCCTTGATGATTGTGATGGATAAAGAGGGAATGCTGCTGATTTCCGGCAATGGGGAGATTATTGAACCGGACGATGATGTGCTTGCCATCGGTTCCGGCGGTAATTTTGCGCTTGCCTCAGGACGGGCGCTGAAACGCCACGCGTCTAATCTGAGCGCGCCCGAGATCGCCAAAGAAGCGCTGCAGATTGCCTCCGAAATATGCGTGTATACCAATTCCAATATTATCGTTGAACAACTATAG
- the topA gene encoding type I DNA topoisomerase: MADALVIVESPAKAKTIGKYLGSKYIVKASMGHIRDLPKSQIGVEVENDFSPKYITIRGKGSILKELKDASKKVKKVYLAADPDREGEAIAWHLAHALDLDNSEECRVVFNEITKQAVKDAFKTPRKINMDLVNAQQARRILDRLVGYKISPLLWKKVKKGLSAGRVQSVAVKIIMDRENEISAFVPTEYWSITAKLGIRDALFEAKFHKLNGEKKELGNENDVKEVLEAIKDAAFKVSEVKEKERQRHPSAPFTTSSLQQEAARKLGFRAAKTMSVAQQLYEGVELGKEGTVGLITYMRTDSTRLSATAQEEAKELILAKYGEKFVPESPRQYSKKAAGAQDAHEAIRPTSALREPEMVKEFMSRDQFRLYKLIWERFVSSQMSSAVLDTLSVDITAGTAVFRAVGSKVSFPGFMKVYVEGNDDGTTDEEKFLPPLQAGDDLMKQEIEPKQHFTQPPPRYTEARLVKTLEELGIGRPSTYAPTLETIQKRGYVAIEEKKFMPTELGELIIEQMEQFFPEILDVEFTAHMEDDLDHVEDGEEDWVKVLAEFYTSFEKRLVFAEEEMKEIEIEDEVSDEMCEKCGKPMVYKLGRFGKFLACSGFPDCRNTKPIVKDIGVSCPKCHEGKVVERRSKKGRVFYGCDQYPGCDFVSWDRPSVKPCPVCGSWMIEKRSKQGTKLQCTSCDHTEAVLEGEELAE, from the coding sequence ATGGCGGATGCGCTGGTTATTGTCGAATCGCCGGCAAAAGCGAAGACAATTGGCAAATATTTAGGCAGTAAATATATCGTAAAGGCTTCAATGGGGCATATCAGAGATTTGCCGAAAAGTCAGATCGGGGTAGAAGTAGAAAATGATTTTAGTCCCAAGTATATTACGATCCGCGGCAAGGGCTCTATTCTGAAAGAGCTCAAAGACGCCAGCAAAAAAGTGAAAAAAGTCTATCTGGCGGCTGACCCGGACCGCGAAGGTGAAGCGATTGCCTGGCATCTGGCACATGCGCTGGATCTGGACAACTCAGAGGAATGCCGGGTCGTTTTTAATGAGATAACGAAGCAGGCAGTGAAGGATGCCTTCAAGACCCCGCGGAAGATTAATATGGATCTGGTGAACGCGCAGCAGGCCCGGCGGATTCTGGATCGCCTGGTCGGCTACAAGATCAGCCCGCTATTATGGAAGAAAGTCAAAAAAGGTTTGTCAGCCGGCCGTGTGCAGTCTGTGGCCGTGAAGATTATCATGGACCGCGAGAATGAAATTTCGGCTTTTGTTCCAACGGAATATTGGAGCATTACTGCAAAGCTGGGCATCCGGGATGCACTGTTCGAGGCTAAGTTCCACAAGCTGAACGGCGAGAAGAAAGAACTCGGAAATGAAAATGATGTTAAAGAAGTGCTGGAAGCCATTAAAGATGCTGCCTTCAAGGTGAGTGAAGTCAAAGAGAAGGAAAGACAGCGCCATCCTTCGGCTCCCTTCACAACCAGCTCCCTGCAGCAGGAGGCAGCACGCAAGCTGGGCTTCCGTGCCGCCAAAACCATGTCTGTCGCACAGCAGCTCTATGAGGGTGTTGAGCTGGGCAAAGAGGGAACTGTGGGTTTGATCACTTATATGCGTACTGACTCCACCCGGCTGTCCGCGACTGCGCAGGAAGAAGCCAAGGAACTGATTCTGGCGAAATACGGTGAGAAGTTTGTGCCCGAGTCGCCCCGCCAGTATTCCAAGAAGGCCGCCGGAGCCCAGGATGCGCATGAAGCCATCCGTCCTACCTCCGCACTTCGTGAACCTGAGATGGTCAAAGAATTCATGAGCCGTGACCAATTCCGGCTGTATAAACTGATCTGGGAACGGTTCGTATCCAGCCAGATGTCTTCAGCAGTTCTTGATACGCTCTCGGTAGATATCACTGCAGGCACAGCTGTCTTCAGAGCCGTGGGTTCCAAGGTTTCTTTTCCGGGCTTTATGAAGGTTTATGTTGAAGGCAATGATGACGGCACAACGGATGAAGAAAAGTTCCTGCCGCCGCTCCAGGCGGGCGATGACCTGATGAAGCAGGAAATTGAGCCGAAGCAGCATTTCACGCAGCCGCCTCCGCGCTATACTGAGGCACGTCTGGTGAAGACGCTGGAAGAGCTCGGCATAGGCCGTCCGAGTACGTATGCCCCGACACTCGAAACCATCCAGAAACGCGGGTATGTGGCCATTGAAGAAAAGAAATTTATGCCGACCGAGCTTGGAGAGCTGATCATTGAGCAGATGGAGCAGTTTTTCCCGGAGATTCTGGATGTAGAATTTACAGCGCACATGGAAGATGATCTGGACCATGTGGAGGATGGCGAAGAAGATTGGGTGAAGGTATTGGCCGAATTTTATACTTCCTTTGAGAAGCGGCTGGTCTTTGCTGAAGAAGAAATGAAAGAAATCGAAATTGAAGATGAAGTTTCGGATGAAATGTGCGAGAAATGCGGCAAGCCTATGGTATATAAGCTGGGAAGGTTCGGTAAATTCCTGGCATGCTCCGGTTTTCCCGATTGCCGGAATACCAAGCCGATTGTCAAGGATATTGGCGTGAGCTGCCCGAAATGCCATGAAGGCAAGGTTGTGGAGCGCCGCAGCAAGAAAGGCCGTGTCTTCTACGGATGTGACCAGTATCCCGGCTGTGATTTTGTATCATGGGACAGACCATCCGTCAAACCATGTCCGGTCTGCGGCTCCTGGATGATAGAGAAGCGCAGCAAGCAGGGAACGAAGCTGCAGTGCACCTCTTGCGATCACACGGAGGCAGTGCTTGAGGGCGAAGAACTGGCAGAATAA
- the dprA gene encoding DNA-processing protein DprA, whose translation METRELLIGFNEVEGIGWKTIDRICREGLLTENAFFCSSEDWGRLGINAKIAHWLAAGFNPEWIYTRCNLMKESGVAAVTLLDEDYPELLKESPEPPWVLYYRGRLELASRPAVAMVGTRMPTAYGRKAGEMLAMELSAAGLTVVSGLARGIDSVCHEAALRNAGGTIAVVATGLDRVYPPENRALEQQISRQGLVISEYPLGTPSHPGLFPRRNRIIAGLTLGTVVVEADARSGSLITADAALEAGRDVFAIPGPITSPKSRGALDLIKQGAKLVTGAADIIEEYRSYLPAKAANQGGNTSEATREEDGFREKKLTSEESHLYHILHQGPFTLDELLLRTGWDFGHLHSVLLSLIIKKAVSQLPGAIYKVI comes from the coding sequence GTGGAAACACGCGAACTGCTGATCGGATTCAATGAAGTAGAGGGAATCGGCTGGAAAACGATCGACAGAATATGCCGGGAGGGACTTTTGACGGAAAATGCATTTTTCTGTAGTTCTGAGGATTGGGGGAGATTGGGAATAAATGCGAAAATTGCTCATTGGCTGGCTGCTGGTTTTAATCCGGAGTGGATTTATACACGCTGCAATTTAATGAAGGAAAGCGGTGTAGCGGCGGTAACTTTGCTCGATGAAGATTATCCTGAATTATTAAAAGAATCACCAGAGCCCCCGTGGGTATTGTATTACAGGGGCCGTCTGGAGCTGGCGAGCCGCCCTGCGGTCGCGATGGTTGGGACCCGGATGCCGACGGCCTATGGACGCAAGGCAGGGGAAATGCTGGCCATGGAATTGAGTGCGGCGGGTCTCACAGTCGTGAGCGGCCTGGCCAGAGGAATTGACAGTGTCTGCCATGAAGCTGCTCTCAGAAATGCCGGCGGGACCATTGCCGTTGTTGCGACAGGTCTCGACAGGGTATACCCGCCTGAGAACAGGGCGCTGGAGCAGCAGATTTCACGTCAAGGGCTGGTGATCAGCGAGTATCCTCTGGGCACCCCAAGCCATCCGGGGCTGTTCCCCCGGCGCAACCGGATTATCGCCGGCCTCACCCTGGGCACGGTTGTTGTCGAGGCGGATGCCCGGAGCGGATCGCTGATCACCGCCGATGCCGCATTAGAGGCAGGAAGGGATGTGTTCGCCATACCGGGGCCGATTACTTCACCCAAAAGCCGGGGAGCGCTCGATCTGATAAAACAAGGAGCAAAGCTCGTAACCGGAGCTGCGGATATTATTGAAGAATACCGGTCATACCTGCCTGCGAAGGCTGCAAATCAAGGTGGGAATACCTCTGAAGCCACCCGGGAAGAGGACGGGTTTAGGGAAAAGAAATTGACAAGTGAGGAGTCTCACCTATACCATATACTGCATCAAGGCCCTTTTACACTGGATGAGCTGCTGCTCAGGACGGGATGGGATTTTGGACATTTGCATTCAGTTCTGTTATCTTTAATCATAAAAAAAGCGGTATCACAATTACCAGGGGCAATTTATAAGGTAATTTAA
- the sucD gene encoding succinate--CoA ligase subunit alpha — MSILVDKNTKVITQGITGSTGLFHTKGALDYGTQMVGGVTPGKGGTTVNITLENGSEVSLPVFDTVVAAKAATGATASVIYVPPAFAADSIMEAVDAGLELVICITEGIPVLDMVKVSRFMEGRSTVLIGPNCPGVITPGECKIGIMPGYIHMPGYVGVVSRSGTLTYEAVHQLTERGIGQSSAVGIGGDPVKGSEFIDILKLFNEDPGTKAVIMIGEIGGTAEEEAAEWIKENMTKPVVGFIGGVTAPPGKRMGHAGAIISGGKGTASEKIAVLESCGIKVAPTPAEMGSTLVKVLEERGILNAFTTH; from the coding sequence ATGAGCATTCTTGTAGATAAAAATACGAAGGTAATCACGCAAGGGATCACGGGCTCTACCGGCTTGTTCCATACCAAAGGAGCTTTGGATTACGGGACGCAGATGGTAGGCGGGGTTACTCCCGGCAAAGGCGGAACTACTGTAAACATTACTTTGGAGAATGGCAGCGAGGTCAGTCTGCCTGTATTTGATACTGTGGTGGCGGCCAAAGCGGCTACGGGTGCAACAGCAAGCGTAATTTATGTCCCGCCGGCTTTTGCCGCAGACTCCATCATGGAGGCAGTGGATGCCGGTCTTGAACTGGTGATCTGTATCACTGAAGGAATCCCGGTATTGGATATGGTGAAGGTTTCCCGCTTTATGGAAGGGCGTTCTACCGTGCTGATCGGGCCTAACTGTCCTGGGGTTATCACACCCGGCGAGTGCAAAATAGGCATCATGCCCGGGTATATTCATATGCCTGGTTATGTGGGCGTTGTATCCCGCAGCGGAACGCTGACCTATGAGGCGGTTCATCAGCTCACTGAGCGCGGAATCGGGCAGTCTTCAGCGGTCGGTATCGGCGGTGACCCGGTAAAAGGCTCGGAGTTTATCGATATTCTGAAGCTGTTTAATGAAGATCCGGGAACCAAAGCCGTGATTATGATCGGGGAAATTGGCGGTACTGCGGAAGAAGAAGCGGCTGAATGGATCAAGGAAAATATGACCAAGCCGGTTGTCGGCTTTATTGGCGGCGTAACCGCGCCTCCGGGCAAGCGGATGGGTCATGCCGGGGCCATCATATCCGGAGGAAAAGGGACAGCGAGTGAGAAGATCGCGGTGCTGGAATCCTGCGGAATCAAAGTGGCGCCTACTCCTGCCGAAATGGGCTCAACCCTTGTCAAGGTGCTGGAAGAACGCGGTATTCTGAACGCTTTTACGACTCACTGA
- the sucC gene encoding ADP-forming succinate--CoA ligase subunit beta, with translation MNIHEYQGKEVLKKYGVAVPNGKVAYTVEEAVEAAASLGTPVVVVKAQIHAGGRGKAGGVKVAKSSEEVRAYAEEILGKTLITHQTGPEGKVVKRLLIEEGCQIVKEYYIGLVVDRGSGRVVMMASEEGGTEIEEVAATHPEKIFKEIIDPAVGLQTFQARKLAYSIAIPTELVNKAVKFMQALYLAFVDKDCSIAEINPLVVTGDGNVMALDAKLNFDSNALFRHKDILELRDLDEEDVKEIEASKFDLSYIALDGNIGCMVNGAGLAMATMDIIKYYGGEPANFLDVGGGATTEKVTEAFKIILSDDKVNGIFVNIFGGIMRCDVIASGVVEAARQLGLTKPLVVRLEGTNVALGKEILAGSGLNIVAADSMADGARKIVALV, from the coding sequence ATGAATATCCACGAGTATCAGGGAAAAGAAGTACTTAAGAAGTACGGCGTCGCCGTACCGAACGGAAAAGTAGCTTATACAGTGGAGGAAGCGGTGGAAGCCGCAGCATCGCTGGGGACCCCGGTGGTAGTGGTAAAAGCGCAGATTCATGCTGGCGGGCGTGGTAAGGCCGGAGGCGTGAAGGTCGCCAAATCAAGCGAAGAGGTTCGGGCGTATGCTGAAGAGATTCTCGGAAAGACGCTGATTACCCATCAGACCGGTCCGGAAGGGAAAGTTGTGAAACGGCTTCTCATTGAAGAAGGCTGCCAGATTGTTAAGGAATACTACATCGGACTTGTTGTCGACCGTGGCTCCGGGCGTGTGGTGATGATGGCTTCGGAGGAAGGCGGAACGGAGATTGAAGAGGTAGCGGCAACGCATCCGGAGAAGATTTTCAAGGAAATTATTGATCCTGCAGTAGGACTGCAGACCTTTCAAGCCCGTAAACTGGCGTACAGCATTGCGATCCCCACGGAGCTGGTCAATAAAGCGGTAAAGTTCATGCAAGCGCTCTATTTAGCTTTTGTGGATAAGGATTGCTCCATTGCCGAAATTAACCCGCTGGTTGTGACCGGGGATGGAAACGTTATGGCATTGGATGCCAAGCTGAATTTCGATTCCAATGCACTGTTCCGGCATAAGGATATTCTTGAGCTGCGCGATCTCGATGAAGAGGATGTTAAGGAGATTGAAGCATCCAAATTCGATCTCAGCTACATCGCTCTTGACGGGAACATCGGCTGCATGGTGAACGGTGCCGGTCTGGCCATGGCTACAATGGATATCATCAAATATTACGGCGGCGAGCCGGCCAACTTCCTGGATGTAGGGGGCGGTGCCACAACTGAGAAAGTTACCGAGGCTTTCAAAATTATTCTGTCCGATGACAAGGTAAATGGAATATTCGTCAATATTTTCGGCGGGATCATGCGCTGTGATGTCATTGCGAGCGGCGTCGTGGAAGCTGCCAGACAGCTTGGTCTGACCAAACCGCTGGTTGTGCGTCTTGAGGGCACCAATGTTGCGCTGGGCAAAGAGATTCTTGCCGGTTCGGGGCTGAATATTGTTGCTGCGGACTCCATGGCGGACGGGGCCCGTAAGATTGTCGCTCTTGTGTAA
- a CDS encoding MarR family winged helix-turn-helix transcriptional regulator, which translates to MQETNTTPELLLENQLCFTIYACSREFTKLYQPHLDKIGLTYSQYLVMLVLWERNQCTVKELGEALFLDSGTLTPLLKRLQAAGLILRERSLQDERKVLISLTEQGRALKNEAACIPGKMAEGTMLSADEFVGLLGQFKDLLARVHEANAHTAK; encoded by the coding sequence ATGCAAGAGACAAATACGACCCCTGAACTGCTGCTTGAAAATCAATTGTGCTTTACGATTTATGCCTGTTCCCGTGAATTTACGAAGTTGTACCAGCCTCATTTGGACAAGATTGGCCTTACGTATTCCCAATACCTTGTAATGCTTGTACTTTGGGAAAGAAACCAATGTACGGTTAAAGAGCTGGGTGAGGCGCTTTTTTTGGACTCGGGTACATTAACACCGCTGCTGAAAAGGCTGCAGGCCGCCGGTCTGATTCTCCGCGAACGGTCGCTTCAGGACGAGCGGAAGGTGTTGATCTCACTGACCGAACAGGGAAGGGCGCTGAAGAATGAAGCGGCGTGTATCCCGGGCAAAATGGCGGAAGGAACCATGCTCTCGGCAGATGAATTTGTTGGTCTGCTGGGCCAATTCAAGGACCTGCTTGCCCGTGTTCATGAAGCCAATGCCCACACTGCGAAATAG
- a CDS encoding organic hydroperoxide resistance protein produces the protein MMTIQQKMYETTVKAVGGRSGYIESESPQLNLTISTPREMGGAGGEGTNPEQLFAAGYSACFDSALNMVARMGKVKIEGSEVTATVSFGKVEDGGFGIAVKLDVLVKGVDKETAARLVEAAHGACPYSRATRGNIVVELNVL, from the coding sequence ATGATGACTATTCAACAGAAAATGTACGAAACCACAGTAAAAGCAGTAGGCGGAAGAAGCGGCTACATCGAATCCGAGAGCCCGCAACTGAACCTTACCATCAGTACCCCACGGGAAATGGGCGGCGCTGGCGGAGAAGGCACCAACCCTGAGCAGCTGTTTGCAGCCGGTTATTCCGCTTGCTTCGACAGTGCGCTGAATATGGTCGCCCGCATGGGTAAAGTAAAAATTGAAGGCAGTGAAGTAACGGCTACTGTAAGCTTCGGTAAAGTTGAGGATGGCGGATTCGGCATCGCAGTGAAGCTTGATGTCCTGGTCAAAGGCGTTGACAAGGAAACCGCAGCCCGCTTGGTGGAAGCTGCCCACGGAGCATGTCCTTACTCCCGCGCTACCCGCGGAAATATTGTGGTCGAGTTGAATGTGCTGTAA
- a CDS encoding YraN family protein: MSGGPPEETYSRKQKGAAGEKAAVQYLSAQGYRIIDRNWRCRSGELDIIAEYGEVLIFVEVRSRSGSPLQGTPEESVDERKIRQVRATARVYLHMKSQEERRVSFDVITVMLNEKLGISSLHHIREAF, translated from the coding sequence GTGAGCGGGGGTCCGCCTGAAGAGACTTATTCCCGCAAGCAAAAAGGGGCAGCCGGCGAAAAAGCCGCTGTCCAATATTTGTCTGCCCAAGGCTACCGGATTATTGACAGGAATTGGCGCTGCCGCAGCGGGGAACTGGACATTATTGCTGAATACGGTGAGGTGCTTATTTTTGTTGAAGTGCGCAGCCGTAGCGGGAGTCCGCTACAGGGTACTCCGGAGGAATCTGTGGATGAACGTAAAATCCGTCAGGTTCGGGCCACCGCCCGGGTATATCTGCATATGAAGAGTCAGGAGGAGCGCCGGGTTTCTTTTGACGTCATCACGGTGATGCTGAATGAGAAGTTGGGAATCTCGTCCCTTCACCATATCCGGGAAGCTTTTTAA
- a CDS encoding EscU/YscU/HrcU family type III secretion system export apparatus switch protein — translation MSEPADEISHNLKKAVALKYSPGQSEAPVVVAKGQGAVADKILQMAKDSGVAVQEDAALVEVLSKLDLDQQIPPQLYQLVAEILSYVYQSDRSAAERRLK, via the coding sequence ATGAGTGAGCCTGCCGATGAAATTTCCCACAACCTCAAAAAGGCGGTAGCCCTGAAATATTCGCCTGGCCAGAGTGAAGCTCCGGTCGTCGTAGCCAAAGGACAAGGTGCAGTGGCGGACAAGATTCTGCAGATGGCCAAAGACAGCGGAGTGGCCGTTCAAGAGGATGCCGCCCTGGTTGAAGTGCTGTCTAAGCTTGATCTTGACCAGCAGATTCCTCCGCAACTGTATCAGCTGGTGGCCGAAATCTTGAGCTATGTGTATCAGAGCGACCGCTCTGCCGCAGAGCGGAGGCTGAAGTGA
- a CDS encoding DNA ligase, with amino-acid sequence MNIGSLIRGLLGDNKMGEPKAVELKEGQVVRGVVLSVSESGREAVVQIQGTPVLAELETPLQPGQTLNLQVAPPGDGGLPVLKPVSSGEAILASPQSMGEALESLGLTDSKAGKEIIQAMVSGGIALTKETAAKLEAVMNAKPPNVPVSEWLEAAVISVKRGLPVTAESVRGLQQAVFGPKLHQLVAQLETAIGLWVQQENDTAGGSTAPGGTSQPASASTITAGTAAPASAVSAGGTAAAPVAPAASQAEGVDASRAPAASAESVSAGEAAELPGKTPAGALKTELSAGSSAAALAGNPTAEAEAPVAASADRTGIAPAQLPVDGDAAEAAAAPKAGNAQPPAAGISAAAGGAVPSAEPAEGLEPRSVPQPERSAVPAADASAAGKGTALLAKLQGVLTELRGTLPQLAAAPPADAAGQAPAPAAAQPQQGTTAPPAAAGQETAPAPAGQRGDGPSAAAAQQTGTAPAAPTDTESWVGRVLKLLGAEHEQQAVRGGAQPQLAVAPPADAAGAGQAPKAALPQATLASTAHGGETAADTLKGVLLQVLGSSEVPPAVKEAAGQLVQQLTGQQLLLNTDRTAPFAQVTMFLPLRGPDGQETASVHIQSRRGRKGELDAANCRLWFDLDMKQLGQTLVDVQVVDRIVSLKLHNDTPWVLELLEERKEEIEAAVEAIGYQLLSLRTEPLPQPSAATASAARSPGKLADYVPDSYKGVDYRI; translated from the coding sequence ATGAACATCGGATCTCTGATTCGCGGATTGCTCGGAGACAATAAAATGGGCGAACCCAAGGCGGTAGAGCTCAAAGAAGGCCAGGTAGTCCGGGGTGTGGTGCTCAGTGTGTCGGAATCCGGCAGAGAAGCGGTCGTTCAGATTCAGGGCACGCCTGTCCTTGCGGAGCTGGAGACCCCGCTGCAGCCTGGGCAGACACTGAATCTGCAAGTTGCTCCTCCGGGAGACGGAGGATTGCCTGTATTAAAGCCTGTTTCATCCGGGGAGGCGATATTGGCATCTCCACAAAGTATGGGGGAAGCCTTGGAATCGCTGGGGCTTACGGATTCCAAGGCAGGCAAGGAAATTATACAGGCTATGGTCTCTGGCGGCATTGCGCTGACCAAGGAAACTGCGGCGAAGCTGGAGGCTGTGATGAATGCCAAACCGCCGAATGTTCCGGTGTCGGAATGGCTGGAGGCGGCAGTGATTTCGGTAAAGCGCGGACTCCCGGTCACAGCGGAAAGCGTGAGAGGATTGCAGCAAGCGGTGTTCGGACCCAAGCTGCATCAGCTGGTGGCCCAGCTTGAAACGGCGATTGGCCTATGGGTCCAGCAGGAGAACGATACGGCAGGCGGGAGTACCGCACCGGGCGGTACCAGCCAGCCTGCATCTGCATCAACTATTACTGCAGGAACGGCGGCTCCTGCATCGGCGGTGTCTGCTGGCGGAACGGCTGCGGCTCCAGTTGCTCCGGCAGCCAGTCAAGCAGAGGGTGTTGATGCGTCACGTGCACCAGCAGCTTCAGCTGAGTCAGTCTCTGCCGGTGAAGCGGCTGAACTTCCCGGAAAAACCCCGGCAGGCGCCTTAAAAACAGAGCTGTCTGCCGGGAGTTCGGCAGCAGCTCTGGCAGGCAATCCAACTGCCGAGGCAGAAGCACCGGTTGCGGCTTCAGCTGACCGGACGGGGATAGCTCCGGCGCAGCTTCCTGTGGATGGAGATGCTGCGGAAGCAGCGGCGGCTCCGAAGGCGGGCAATGCCCAGCCGCCCGCTGCAGGAATAAGTGCTGCAGCGGGTGGTGCTGTGCCTTCTGCGGAACCGGCAGAAGGCCTGGAACCGCGTTCCGTTCCGCAGCCGGAACGAAGCGCTGTGCCGGCAGCAGATGCTTCTGCCGCCGGCAAGGGGACCGCCCTGCTCGCGAAGCTGCAGGGCGTGCTCACCGAGCTGCGCGGCACGCTGCCGCAGCTCGCCGCAGCCCCGCCCGCTGACGCGGCGGGGCAAGCCCCTGCCCCTGCGGCTGCGCAGCCGCAGCAGGGCACCACAGCCCCGCCAGCGGCGGCGGGGCAAGAAACGGCCCCCGCGCCTGCCGGGCAGCGCGGGGACGGCCCGTCTGCGGCTGCAGCGCAGCAGACGGGCACTGCACCCGCAGCCCCCACGGACACGGAGTCGTGGGTGGGGCGGGTGCTGAAGCTGCTCGGTGCGGAGCACGAGCAGCAGGCGGTCCGCGGCGGCGCACAGCCGCAGCTTGCCGTGGCCCCGCCCGCCGATGCGGCGGGGGCGGGCCAGGCCCCTAAGGCGGCGCTGCCGCAGGCAACGCTGGCCAGTACGGCTCACGGCGGGGAGACGGCCGCCGATACGCTGAAAGGCGTGCTGCTGCAGGTCCTGGGCAGCAGCGAGGTGCCGCCCGCGGTCAAGGAAGCCGCGGGCCAGCTGGTGCAGCAGCTCACAGGGCAGCAGCTGCTCCTGAATACCGACCGTACGGCCCCGTTCGCGCAGGTGACGATGTTCCTGCCGCTGCGGGGGCCGGACGGGCAGGAAACGGCTTCCGTCCATATCCAGTCGAGACGGGGCCGCAAAGGCGAGCTCGATGCGGCAAACTGCCGCCTGTGGTTTGACCTGGATATGAAGCAGCTGGGACAGACGCTGGTAGACGTGCAGGTGGTCGACAGAATTGTCAGCCTGAAGCTGCATAACGATACGCCCTGGGTGCTGGAGCTGCTGGAAGAACGCAAGGAAGAGATTGAGGCGGCCGTGGAAGCGATAGGCTATCAGCTGTTGAGTCTGCGGACAGAACCTTTGCCCCAGCCAAGCGCAGCGACCGCTTCAGCTGCGCGCAGCCCAGGCAAGCTGGCAGATTATGTGCCGGATTCCTATAAAGGAGTGGATTACCGCATATGA
- a CDS encoding ribonuclease HII: MDMLSYEKGYWEQDYRRIAGVDEVGRGCLFGDVVAAAVILPEGLIIEGVDDSKKLTAKKRELLFEQIMEQALAVSVGHVDSVVIDEINIKQASRLAMKKAVEGLEYRPDYMLIDAEKIDLPLPQQAIIKGDANSQSIAAASIVAKVTRDRLCEGLWEELYPDYGIKIHKGYATKLHREQLLALGPTPMHRRSFLGKILSDEPVLF; the protein is encoded by the coding sequence ATGGATATGTTGAGCTATGAAAAAGGATACTGGGAACAGGATTACCGCCGGATTGCCGGTGTGGACGAGGTAGGGAGAGGCTGTCTGTTTGGTGATGTGGTGGCCGCTGCGGTTATTTTGCCGGAGGGTCTGATCATAGAGGGTGTGGATGATTCCAAAAAGCTGACCGCGAAGAAGCGGGAGCTCCTGTTCGAACAGATTATGGAGCAGGCGCTGGCAGTAAGTGTGGGCCATGTCGATTCGGTCGTGATCGATGAGATCAACATCAAGCAGGCTTCCAGACTGGCGATGAAAAAAGCGGTAGAGGGTTTGGAATACCGCCCTGACTATATGCTGATTGATGCAGAAAAGATAGATCTTCCGCTGCCGCAGCAGGCCATTATTAAAGGGGATGCCAACAGCCAGTCCATTGCCGCTGCTTCTATTGTAGCCAAGGTTACACGTGACCGTCTGTGTGAAGGCCTCTGGGAGGAATTATACCCGGACTACGGGATTAAAATACATAAAGGTTATGCAACGAAACTGCACAGGGAACAGCTCCTGGCGCTGGGGCCAACTCCCATGCACCGCCGCAGCTTCCTGGGAAAAATACTCTCGGATGAACCGGTTTTATTTTAG